In Microvenator marinus, one genomic interval encodes:
- a CDS encoding M20 metallopeptidase family protein translates to MNVTAEESEFLSAFRRDLHANPELSFKESRTQGRIESALAEIGLKSARMADTGVVAVLEGAKPGPTFLFRADIDALPIHELSEHPYKSQNPGVMHACGHDVHTTLGVGVARQLVGEQDRLHGRIKFVFQPAEEASPEDEPIGAERMVVEGVLEGPKVDAAFAFHVMPTLEVGKIGYTQGPVWARSDLVEIVVRGKKTHAAYPHEGIDAVVVGAHLVTALQSLIARRVDARDAAVLSIGKLEAGNSYNIIADTAELTGILRTLSDSVAEQVIREAHDMVRSLARAFGAEAELKITPGARLTANDVELERRVVQKMRESVGADVLVPHLPQMGAEDFASFSRRVPSTYLFLGVRNEARGITHMIHTPYFDVDEACIGLGVKAMSSALLELGREWT, encoded by the coding sequence ATGAATGTTACGGCAGAAGAATCTGAATTTTTGAGCGCGTTTCGGCGCGATTTGCACGCCAATCCTGAACTCTCGTTTAAGGAGTCGCGCACACAAGGACGCATCGAATCGGCCTTGGCGGAAATTGGCCTGAAGTCCGCGCGTATGGCGGATACGGGGGTTGTCGCGGTTTTGGAGGGGGCAAAGCCCGGGCCCACGTTTTTGTTCAGGGCGGACATCGATGCGCTGCCCATCCATGAGCTAAGCGAACACCCGTACAAGAGCCAGAATCCGGGCGTCATGCACGCTTGTGGGCACGACGTGCACACGACCTTGGGCGTGGGCGTAGCCCGGCAACTCGTCGGGGAGCAGGATAGGCTGCACGGGCGAATCAAGTTTGTGTTCCAGCCCGCTGAGGAGGCTTCGCCGGAGGACGAGCCGATTGGTGCAGAGCGCATGGTGGTTGAAGGTGTGCTCGAAGGCCCGAAGGTAGATGCGGCCTTTGCGTTCCACGTGATGCCGACTCTGGAAGTCGGCAAGATTGGGTACACGCAAGGGCCTGTTTGGGCGCGCTCGGACCTGGTTGAGATTGTGGTGCGCGGGAAGAAAACTCATGCAGCCTACCCGCACGAGGGCATCGACGCCGTGGTGGTTGGCGCGCACCTAGTGACGGCCCTCCAGTCCCTGATTGCGCGCCGCGTGGACGCGCGGGATGCGGCGGTGTTGAGCATTGGGAAACTCGAGGCTGGCAATAGCTACAATATCATCGCCGACACCGCTGAGCTGACCGGAATTCTTCGCACTCTTTCGGATTCGGTGGCGGAGCAAGTCATTCGCGAGGCGCATGACATGGTGCGCTCTTTAGCGCGTGCTTTTGGCGCTGAAGCGGAACTCAAGATTACCCCCGGGGCACGGCTCACGGCGAATGATGTGGAGCTCGAGCGGCGCGTAGTTCAGAAGATGCGCGAAAGTGTTGGCGCGGATGTGCTCGTTCCGCATTTACCGCAGATGGGCGCCGAGGATTTTGCCTCTTTCTCGAGACGCGTTCCTTCCACCTATCTTTTTCTCGGCGTGCGCAACGAGGCGCGAGGGATTACACATATGATTCACACGCCGTATTTCGATGTAGACGAAGCCTGCATCGGACTCGGGG
- a CDS encoding carboxypeptidase-like regulatory domain-containing protein, giving the protein MKFAWILMFGLALSLGCSDDESTGTTGDRPICEFGERYSPITGTCMPISTPQNNTQGGGDPNNDENNQNNPDPNNASNNQTTNPNNPTETNNQTSPNNNEPDMGGDDMDIPDMPPLECGTGGVIGLACTPSGDVLAAADVTITGTDCATGQPFEMVVRTSADGTYEFADVPSGAHNLNISTGSFSGDSGVFVRAGEVTDLSSAVDKVCLDGAAVNIAVVGGAYDAVEDLVTGLNLTYDMKGDDNMDLTAARTFLTNANEMANYDIIFLNCGELYGRLGPLFPFQQDPRPQIVNNLRDFVNNGGSIYASDWAFPWVEMAFGDVLDMLGVEGDGNGSKMGFAPQTVTADVLTTDLQTILGRNTATIAFPHNPPAVVNTNWVVLEGVGPQTVNQIRADVQLCSTPSNCSTAGATQSAAPLLVTWKAPSGGTVVFTSFHNKRQATLNQDMELILRYLIFQL; this is encoded by the coding sequence ACCGGTACCACAGGCGATCGTCCAATTTGTGAGTTTGGAGAACGCTACAGCCCCATCACGGGGACGTGCATGCCTATCTCGACGCCTCAGAACAATACGCAGGGCGGGGGTGACCCAAATAACGACGAGAATAATCAGAATAATCCAGACCCAAACAACGCGTCGAACAATCAGACCACCAATCCGAACAATCCGACCGAGACCAACAACCAGACTTCGCCCAATAATAACGAGCCGGATATGGGCGGAGACGATATGGACATCCCCGATATGCCGCCACTTGAGTGCGGAACCGGTGGAGTTATTGGCCTCGCGTGTACTCCATCAGGCGACGTACTCGCCGCAGCCGACGTGACGATCACCGGCACGGATTGCGCCACGGGCCAGCCTTTTGAGATGGTGGTCCGAACCTCGGCCGACGGCACCTATGAGTTCGCCGATGTTCCGAGTGGTGCTCATAATCTCAATATCAGCACGGGCTCATTCAGCGGCGATAGTGGTGTCTTTGTTAGAGCCGGCGAGGTCACGGATTTGAGCTCGGCTGTGGACAAGGTGTGTTTGGATGGCGCGGCGGTGAATATCGCTGTGGTCGGCGGCGCCTACGATGCGGTGGAAGACCTCGTGACAGGTTTGAACCTGACTTACGACATGAAGGGCGACGACAACATGGACCTGACGGCCGCGAGGACGTTCCTTACGAACGCCAACGAGATGGCTAATTACGATATCATCTTCTTGAACTGTGGTGAGCTCTACGGTCGCCTCGGGCCGCTCTTCCCGTTCCAACAAGACCCGAGACCTCAGATCGTGAACAATTTGCGAGATTTTGTGAACAACGGCGGCAGCATCTACGCGTCTGATTGGGCCTTCCCATGGGTGGAAATGGCCTTCGGAGACGTCTTGGATATGCTCGGGGTAGAAGGCGATGGCAATGGCTCGAAGATGGGCTTTGCGCCACAAACTGTGACGGCAGACGTGCTTACGACTGACCTCCAGACGATCCTTGGAAGAAATACCGCCACAATCGCGTTCCCACACAACCCACCAGCTGTGGTAAACACCAATTGGGTGGTTCTTGAAGGCGTGGGCCCTCAGACCGTCAACCAGATTCGCGCGGACGTACAGCTATGCTCAACTCCTTCAAATTGCTCAACAGCAGGCGCAACGCAAAGCGCAGCGCCACTTCTGGTCACCTGGAAGGCGCCGAGCGGCGGGACGGTGGTCTTCACCTCCTTCCACAACAAGCGCCAGGCCACGCTCAATCAGGATATGGAGTTGATCTTGCGCTATCTCATCTTCCAGCTTTAA